A single region of the Gossypium arboreum isolate Shixiya-1 chromosome 12, ASM2569848v2, whole genome shotgun sequence genome encodes:
- the LOC108478934 gene encoding uncharacterized protein LOC108478934: protein MRNSINKSLAIYRLKLYHQRRPYRKRMSDWGPIFVALVLFVLLTPGLLFQVPGHHRCVEFGNFKTSGASILIHSLLYFGLICVFLLAIKVHLHLG, encoded by the coding sequence ATGAGAAACTCCATCAATAAATCACTTGCAATCTATCGGCTCAAGCTCTATCATCAGCGACGACCATACCGTAAAAGGATGTCGGATTGGGGTCCTATTTTCGTGGCACTGGTTCTTTTCGTGCTGCTAACGCCGGGGCTGCTGTTTCAGGTTCCGGGCCACCATAGGTGCGTGGAATTCGGCAACTTTAAGACCAGTGGTGCTTCCATTCTCATCCATTCGTTGCTGTATTTTGGGCTCATTTGCGTGTTTTTGCTGGCGATTAAGGTTCATTTGCATTTGGGTTGA